Proteins encoded together in one Diabrotica undecimpunctata isolate CICGRU chromosome 3, icDiaUnde3, whole genome shotgun sequence window:
- the LOC140437874 gene encoding uncharacterized protein yields the protein MHIKQVIKQSDDLMHIIKKLSKIIFDKFTERDRKVWTRRLNSQIFRCSKVIKNNRLSVGTVRKLQTYIGHFKHFRQIILNFNNKYVGLGLSSKLRNRVKWENVISCFASRIKTGVIVNLVHKDLTQFLNDCYIIFSRKIKIILKTNRILKVNTTFCGEFIKKSSDTESLDLKYFNTKNAIIDTSTDLHLWFSENVKDKIFTKLSEFAEKDSGAALSKVISLEVNINKVEIGNGSSFIDLPKEISNKKACINVHNVDQACFYWSIVSALYPVPTNPQRVSKYPHYSTVLQTDKLESPMPINQISKFEKSNAISVNVFALELNVVKDKQFYEVVPARLTPQKMEKHVNLLLIQDKYFPKLNDYDAPPEDDDDQSEIRLHYC from the coding sequence ATGCATATAAAACAAGTGATTAAACAGTCTGATGATTTGATGCACATTATTAAAAAgcttagtaaaataattttcgataaattcactgaaagagatcgtaaagtttggacaagacggttaaatagtcaaatttttagatgtagtaaagtaattaaaaacaatagactatccgtaggaacagttagaaaattgcaaacttacataggacattttaagcattttagacaaattattttaaatttcaataataagtacgttgggttggggcttagttcaaaattacgcaatagagttaaatgggaaaatgtCATTTCGTGTTTTGCTAGTCGAATTAAAACTGGAGTTATAGTTAATTTAGTGCATAAGGACTTAACACAGTTCCTAaatgattgttatattatttttagtagaaaaattaaaattattttaaaaacaaatagaattcttaaagtcaatactacattttgcggcgaattcattaaaaaatcgagtgataccgaaagtttagatttaaaatattttaacactaaaaatgctattatagacacatcgaccgatttacatctttggtttagtgaaaatgttaaggataaaatttttacaaagctgtctgaatttgcagaaaaagatTCGGGTGCTGCTCTGTCTAAAGTAATCTCATTAGAAGTCAATATTAATAAAGTAGAAATAGGAAACGGTTCATCGTTCATTGACTTGCCAAAAGAGATTAGCAATAAAAAGGCTTGTATTAATGTGCATAACGTTGATCAGGCTTGTTTTTATTGGTCGATTGTTAGCGCTCTGTATCCAGTTCCTACAAATCCACAACGAGTTTCGAAATATCCACATTATTCTACTGTTTTGCAAACGGACAAATTAGAAAGCCCAATGCCAATAAACCAAATTTCCAAATTCGAAAAATCAAACGCCATATCTGTCAATGTGTTTGCATTAGAATTAAACGTAGTGAAGGACAAACAATTTTATGAAGTAGTACCTGCCAGACTGACaccgcaaaagatggaaaagcatGTTAATTTGCTCCTAATACAGGATAAATATTTCCCAAAGTTAAACGATTACGATGCTCCTCCAGAAGATGATGATGATCAGTCTGAAATACGCCTTCATTATTGTTAG